gcaattggataaaaCTATGACAAATCACAACACACGAGAAGACGTATCCAGAggcccatacgcttagctaactggtagattaaattgtcgtcatctgtttagcttgcctctggcccacCTATATCAGacacaccaatgtgattggtgcagcttggctacaagggcatagttactGAGCAGTATTACTCAACGccgagtaactcgctgagcaaattcaaattgtgctcttgtgAAAACTTGGATTTCCAGAGTAAATTATTGTTACAATATTTTTGACTTGTCTCTGCAGGAAAAGCGTGGGTGTTACTGTAACATTAATGTCAATTTAAGTGTTCCAGTATGACAAATGTAAGACACCTACAACTGGAACAGCTAAAGGGAATACAACCATCCAAATATCAACTGGTGATGCTAAGGATAAATTTCATTTTGTATATCcaatattttgtaaatattgCCACATGTAGGAGCGGTCAGTAAAACAACGCGCATTCGGGGTCGTGTGTAAAACTAATCGTCTTTATTCTATaacagaaacataaataaaattgtcttaacaaaaaagaaataaacgcTTGTCTCACAAAATGCGGTTGAAAATTAATTTTCCTtcgctcacacacaaacacacacacacgcacgcgcacgcgcacgcacacgcgcacgcacacgcgcacacacacaccacaaacacacacacccacccacacacacacacacacacacacaccacacacccacacacacacacacacacacacacaccaaacaccacacacaccacacacacacacacacacacacacacacacacacacacacacacacacacacacacacacaccacacaccacccaccacacacacacacacacaccacacaccacacaccacacacacacacacacacacacacacacacacacacacacacacacacacacacacacacaacacaccaccacacacacacacacacacacacacacacacacacacacacaccaacaccacacaccccacacacaccacacacacaccaacacacaccacacacacacacacacacacacacaaacacacacacacacacacacacacacacacagctcaggtCTAAAATAGAGTTAACACCCCTGAcgtgatcatcatcatcaccgtTAACATCACACAACATATTATATTAATTGTAATCAGCATTATCCAAAATACTTATCAGTATAATATAAAATCACATGCAtgtgaaaaggagaaaactaaaatcaGTGTAATGGCTTCAACACCACATGTTTAATGCTCTAAGGAGTCCAGTgtttaaaaatttgaaaaagggaatgctgatttgttttgtttgtgtgaaggtagtctcgcattgccagaccttcctccacagcgctgcggaggagggtctggctagtgtacacagcattccgggatgggaaaaAAGACTTGCtccggtttattggcatttctttaaaccaatcacaattggcTTGGGCGGTGCTTTGCGGCAGACGAAGCAAAGGCTCCTCTGAAAAATAGCcttgagaaggaacttgtttttgtggacCATGtgcacgttcaaaagttgttttggtagcgcaacagaaaactcagattggacagatgttcTAGCAATCTctctggatttatcctgcaaAGATCCGAGGCGCAGTTAAGCATAGTCCTCATTAATTGTCCAGAGtttaaaattgtgtttaaaaaaacacaaaaggaaacCCAGGAAACGGATATCCGGccaaaatgagtgaaatccggcagaatttccgtAGGCTACAGAGCAATCCCGTAAGTGGaatgtcgtggatatagactagcgTGAAGGTAATATTTTGAAAGGGTATTTTAATGAGGATGTTTGTTCTGGCAAGATTTAAATAAAGAACATGGCAGCTAAGACAGAGTACCTTTCTGTTATGTAAACTGGATTTTGTGTAGAACTGTGCATCATGCTCGGTTAAGTGagcatcttttcttttttttcctgttttaaaatAGTGCATTGTAGGCCCAGACATGTTCAAGTTAACAGGAAGACAATACCCAGTAACTCCATACAGAGCTCCGTGTCCACCTGTCCATCCTCTGTCAAGGCTCCCAGCACTAGTCCGTCGGCCCCGTGGCTCTTCATCAGCTCTATGTCCTTCCTCATCACCTCCACTTCCTGGTCTGAGTACAGGAAGTCCCCCCCACGAGGCCTTATCATCACATAGACTGGAATTTTGACATTCTGCTTCACAACCTGCAACAGACCTGTGGCAAAGCAAAAATGGTTGCATATGTGATTGTTTGTGCTTGTTACATACTCAAGAGTTTAGGGTTGTATATGAATATTTGTACAGAAATTAACTGATCCACCTTGACTGGGAGTGAGTCCTCCCTCCAAAAGACTAGAACACAGTTCAAGTCGACCTGCACCTGTCAGCAGAAACAAAcgctaaataaatatataaatataataaacactgcATGCCAATTAATTACTAAAATGGTCTGATTGACAAACATTTTCAACTTACAATTGCCTGTATCTACCTCTAGAGCAAGCAGGTCATAGTGGGTTTACAGTTTCTGCCGATTGCTTACACACTGAAAGTGAATGCTTAGACAAAAGCACAAAACCTTAAAACAAAGGCACCAAAAGTACAAGCACGTTTCCTGAtctgtgttttgtttacaaTTCTGCAACACAGTTTTTGCAATACACTACACACTGTACATTGGGCACTTTGTTCAAGAATGAAAACCCTTGCAATCATTGGGAAAACACTTCtcttcaaaatgcaaaacactatCTGAAATTggcaacacacccacacacacacacacacacaatcccctTGTGTGCCGCCATTAGTCTACAAGGAGTTCTCCATCACCACGCCACTCTAGGTCACTACAATACTGCACTCACAAATCACATTTCTGGGTGCACTACATAATGTAGATATGTAAAGGACGGACCACAGCAGCTCAGGTTTGTTCTCATCTGGGATAATAATGTTAGTTTCCATATGGCTGCTCTGGTCCGGGACCGGTTCTCAACCACACTACTGGAACTTCACAGTTGTATACTTGGCCCTGTTTAGGAAAAACTCAGGAGCAGCACAACTCACTTCACATACGTGAAGAAGCTTCGGGACACTTTGATGACTTACACAGGAACATTTAACTAACACTCAATTGAGAAGACAATTAAGCAGGCAGTACAGTTTAACCAGAATGCGTTATTGTGCAGTGCCATCCCAACTCCCTGAAGTTTCTGTCTTCCTGAAGGTGTATTTAAACTCACACAGATGATAAGGCCTAGTTCAGTCTATATCTCTGGGAAGTAGGCAAAAGTGTGGCAGGCCCCGCGACCTTCAAGAGGAGACAGccctgaaacaaaacatttccttATCACGCAGCTGTCTATACTCTTTGAATCTGTAGAGAGACAAACATTATTATACATGAACAGGTTTGGTTAATAGAGACAGGCTGAATATTCTCGTCCCCTGACCTGACGTTGCCTAAGCTTTCCTCGCAGTCTCATAACAGGGTGTTTCCGGTAATTCCACTCGAGGCCCTTTACTTCCCGTTTCTTAATCCAATTGAGGTATTTTTTGGTAGTCTGGCATTGGAAATTGTACGACCGCCAACCACATGCTTCTTTTGTAAGCAAAGGAAGAGGCATGCAGATACATTGAGGGGGGGTGGTCAGTCCAGATTTGGATACAGCATGCAAGGCGATATNNNNNNNNNNCCCCGTTGCCTGGCCAGGGATGACATTGCTTGTGATCTGAATGAGGTGATGTGGCCAAACCCTAACAGAAAGCCCAGATACATGAACCATCCACTtgaaatgtacagtaagtaGTTGTTTTGTACTGGAACAATCTTTCACAGAAGCCTGTATGAGAAAACAGGTATGCACAGTACTAAATAGAAATGTACATTTCGACACtccttatatttatttatatttcttctctgatatttatatacctcttgcaactgtaacacagaatttcccttcggggatcaataaagtactTCTGATTCTGATGCATCAATGTCTTGTTGCAGCTTTAAATTCAAGTGTTATTCAAGTGCTGCATTTGTGTATCATTTTGTTGCATAAATGCCATTTTCAACGTTTTACATTTTGATTGCGGTTTCATCTTGACATAGAAGAGACGTTTATCTCCAAGTGTCGTGTCTTATTTGGCTTGTGTGACGAGCTCTGACAAAATGAGCTACTATTCCCCAAAGCACGTGTAAGCAATCGACAAAAACTAATAGAAAAAACTTGTAAACACTAACAGTAACCAACCTCCTCGTTCAGCATTGACAGCAGACTCCACGGAGTCCACACAAGCCTCCATTAAAAAGTTCTCTGCCATCCTGACAGTCTATACAGTGAGACAGGAATACAGACACACCAGAACAGAGATTCATTGTGAATGTGTTAGCTAAAACTTCCACAATCATTTAGCTGTTTTCACTTCCACAAACAACTACCTGTCCAATCCAATTCCCATCGATTCATAGGACCTTATGAGTCGACTGGAAACAATACGACGACAGTAGCAGAGCCTACATATTGTTTTGGGGCCAGCTTAACTTCAGCTCAGCTCCTTCACTTATACTTATACACTCATGGGACAGCCGCGAGAGGGGATAAGCGTTTCCTGGATAGTTGAATTTCAAACAGAGTATCTGGCGGGTGAACGATGTACTGGTTATGCAGTACTAAAGTGGCCATAGGAAGGAGGGTGACCGCCCACGCGGGATACGCTAAGACGCAAAACATGCACCATCACCTCAACGTCCCGTCCCGTCTCTCGATAATAACATTTAGAAAATGTTACACATTTTAGTTGTATCTGTTGGGTATCGTGTTTTCCGCATGGATGTGTATTTTCCgtctttcaaattaaaatgtgcTCGTCAATTTGTTGTGACGTCAGAGGTCGAAGTTGAACTCGCAACGCGTCAGGTAACAGGAAACGATGGTGATGTAACAGTCGGCTAACCGGCTAACGTTACAGCTTTTACCTTCATCTATTATGACAGCAGCACTGCAGGACCAGCCCAGCGCTAGTTAGCTAGAGCAAAGATGTTTCTGTCTTCAATACGGACAACCATTTTTTGCGGTTACAGAAATGCTGGGAAGGGATTTCAACACAGCAGTGTGAGTAACGCTAATGTTAAGCCTGGTTAAGCATGTTAAGCAAAAGGTCAGACACTGCGATGCAATAAGGTTAATTATGACACGATAACGTTACTTATTTCACCAACCTCCCATCATCCCGATTTATAAATGAGTTTGTAAATGAATCGGTATTGTAAATTTCAACTCAAATATAACGTGTTGTGTGTCCAATAACTAAATTATCAAACCAACCAACCTTCCATCCTTTTGGGGACATTCTAAAACGCTTAATGTGAacaagcttaacgtggtttaatacacctaaacaacgatcaatcataCCCATATTTCTCATGGCCATATCTTGTCACGAATACTTAAgcctgtcaaaaaaactaaactgaaatccaacgattatagaagttatcACACATTAATTTCTTCATTGGTGCCtaaggaaaaagcttaaagTGGTTTAATTGTACCTAAACAATCATCAATGATTACCATAGTTATTACCGAGTTATACAGGAGAAAAGGAAGTGTCATGGTTAATCATATGTGTTATGatcaaaagtatgtggacaccaGAATATTACACCCATATGTGATATTGGTCTTTCTTTCTAATACCATGGTGTGCGGCTTTAAAAATCTCCACTCTTCTGTGAAGAATTTGAGTTTCAGTTCATCTCAGAGATGTTGGTCAGGGCTCTGTGCAGGCCAGTCAAGTTCTTCCAAACTAAACCGGGCAAAACATTTCgttgtggacctggctttgtGTAAGGGCACATTTGTTGTGTGTCATGAAACAAACTTTACCAAACAGCTGTCACAAGGTTGGAAGGTCACTTTTGTTGGATATATCATTGAATGCTGTGGAATTAAGATTGctctaatgtattttaatatgttttttgttagcAAGGTAAAGGTGacagttttctcctttttttatttacaacatCAGCGGAGTCCACAGTTACGACAGTGGCTCGTGAAGAGAGGTCAAAACACTTTCACAGTGgagacaggggcctcctccaccCCGGCTGCAGCTACCGTCCCCAACGCTGCCACAAATCGCATAGTAGGACGCTGGCTACTCGGCTGCAGCGGGCTGGTGGTTGGGGCTGTTGTGTTGGGTGGTGTCACAAGGTAAAATGACTTAAAAGTGGTGTGACTGCGCATGTATCAGTCCTCGTTGTATTGAAGTGGTGTCGATAGGTGCATTTGTTTCAATCAGGCTAACGGAATCTGGACTTTCCATGGTTGACTGGCATCTAGTGAGAGAGATGAGGCCACCTCAGTCCCAAGCAGAGTGGGAGGCTGAGTTTTCCAAGTACCAACAGTTTCCTGAATTCAAAATGTAAGGCCCGGTATATTCTGTTCACCTTATCaagacacacacttgcacagTTTTAAAAGCACCCCAACACTATTTATTAAAACCAAGCAAAATTTAAGtctgtaatgtttttaaatgttaaatgtatagGTCATGTAGGTAGTTTTTGTCACATCAGCAGTGGTTctaaacacaacacagacaggtCACAGCTTTCACAATGACGTAACTGTATATACCCTTAGTGACATGTAGGAAACAAAAGTATGGGTTGTTCCTTACTGGAAAGATGAATTTTCTGTTGTCATTATGTTTTCCCAGAATGAACCATGACATGACGCTGCCAGAGTTTAAGTTCATCTTCTATATGGAGTGGGGTCATCGTATGTGGGGAAGGCTGGTTGGACTTGCATACATCCTCCCCAGCATTTACTTCTGGAGGAAAGGATACTTCACTCGCTCCATGAAGGGAAAAGTGCTTGGGCTTTGTGGATTTGTTTTCTTCCAGGTAAGACTCAATACATCTCCGGTGATAGGAGGAGATCACAGGAAGTTCATTCTTACTGTACCTCACTCTTAGTGCTGGGTGCGCTGTTTTAATTGTCAGGATTAGCATTGTGAAGCTAGTTGAGTTGTATGGATGTTAAactaatgttgtgtgtgtgtgtcatcccAGGGACTTTTGGGGTGGTACATGGTAAAAAGCGGTCTGGAGGAGAAGCCCGAGTCTCATGACATCCCGCGGGTCAGCCAGTATCGTCTGAGTGCTCACCTTGGTTCTGCCTTGTTGCTTTACTGCGCCAGTCTCTGGACAGGGCTCACTCTGCTGCTGCCTGCACAAAAGGTAGAGAGGCAGTGTCTTGCCAACAGACCACCTTTGATAATAGCTGTCTACAAAAGTAATACAGTTTTAACCTTGGGCTGTGTAAGCAAATGTCACTGTTTGcaagttaattttttatttttctatatttattcatgacAACACCTCTTTCTCAGGTGGCAGAAACCAAACGTCTCATGCAGCTAAGGAGGTTTGCCAAGGGTACTGGTGGACTCGTCTTCCTTACTGCTCTTTCAGGTACCGTTTGTTCCTGTGTGACTAAAATGtcacaaacataaaaatatgaatgcatGTCTATATAGTGATGAGATTGCTTTCAGTTTTAAGCCTGTTTGAGGATGCAAATCAATTATTAGCTAGTTATAATATTTAAAGCTAATTTAGTATagtacattttacagtaaagcATGTTCAGAAAGTCAAAaggggattaaaaaaacataaaaatcgtAAAAGCTTTACGTTTTACATTTAAGGCTATTGTATAAAATCTAATGTTGCAGATTGATAGGATAATATACAGTAGATGTttcctatatatatatgcagaTCTATTTGTCTATTTACACAGGTGCGTTTGTTGCTGGTTTGGATGCTGGGCTGGTGTATAACTCCTTCCCTAAGATGGGAGATCAGTGGATTCCAGATGATCTTCTGGCATTCTCTCCAAGCCTCAAGAACATCTTTGAAAATCCCACCACtgtgcagtttgaccacagaaTTTTGGTAAATTATTATTTCTGAATAGAAATAATCTTCTGGGCaacatttcaacaaaaaatgaaacatttgtaCTCTTTTTCTATCCTATTCAGTAACTTGAGAGGCAGCAGTAGGTCATTGATGGTCCCTTGTATTTATGATTTTCCAGGCAATCTCTTCTTTGACCGCGATTACAGGCCTCTATCTGTTCTCAAGGAGGATGGTGCTGCCCAGGAGGGCCAAGATTGCCATCAGCCTCCTCACAGCAATGGCATATGGACAGGTAGGCTGTCAGTCAGCCAAGAAACATATTATGTTTCTCCTCAGTGTAACTGAACTCTGTGTTTGTACTCCTCAGGTTGCCCTCGGTATCAGCACCCTGTTACTGTATGTGCCCACTCCACTGGCAGCAACTCACCAGTCTGGCTCTGTGGCTCTTCTCTCACTGGCCATTTGGGTTCTGGCAGAGCTCCGCAAGATGCCCAAGTAAATGCCTGCTCCTTCATGGACAAATTCAATCCCTACAAGCCACACCTCAAGCCTCTAAGAGCCGGGATGGTCAACATGAACGAGGCTTTCAAAGAGAAAAGTGAAGAAATGTAAGGattaaaacagagaaatgtttcattTAACACTGGACTATTGTGCATATGCTGAAGCAACTCCACGTTGCAATGTAATCCTGATGTGGGGACAGAATTATTTCATTAGcgttatgaaagaaaaaaattataaaaattatgaaaaattacAAGGCTGTCAATGAGGAACTGACTGAAGCTTTTGTGTATGCATGTTCTCATCTGAAGAGGACAACATAATGTCAAAGGTTTTGTTTAGCAGGGAATTAAACAAAGATATACAAAAACGAGCACATTTTCAATTTCTCTCCAGTTTTAATGACACAGCAACAGTGTTTCCAGTGAAGGATATGCATATGGTTTGCAGCCAGATATAATTCTGCAGAAATATAGTAGAGTGGACTGCTTTTGTTCTTGTACTCAGTTTAAAACAGGATGTTTTGACTGTAAATTTGGTTACTAAGTGGTTGCTCTGTTGCCTTGTGTTTGGTCATACACTGTCTGCTAGTTGAGTCAGATGTGGCTGTTGGGATTATATGTATAATTATGTACATTTGAGTTATGAACCATTTCTTGCTGACATGATGAATTATAAGGTTAAAAAACTGTTCAATTTTGattgttgttttgtactttATCTTAAGAAATGTAAGGCTAAAAGCAATCTTATATTTAATAAAGAcaattatgtacagtatttaaaattCAAACTCCAGTCCATTTTGCATAGTAACTGTGATTTTTATTGTCTCTgtacaaaatatacatattttaaatatgcAATGCAACCAGTTGAGGCTAGCTAACTAGACAGTCAGTACAACAGGTTAGTAGGTTTTCATTGTTCTAGACACAGTACATGCGGGTATAGACATGTTTTACTTGTAATCAGGAATGGAAGTTTAAAAACTATTGGCAGGGAACAATCAGAGCCAAACCACTTTTctccagaaaataaaaacaatcgtCTAAACAATGCAGATCATAATGAAAGTTTCTAGGGTTGGAAGTGCATATTTTCTCAGAGCCTTAGTGCACCCTTATACTGTGCTCAGAGGATTGAGAGGTTGGATAAGTGCAAAGTGATACGTGGTAGAGAACATTATTGCTATTCCATGTCAGTCTGCATTTAAAATACACCATAGTCTGTTTAGTTACAGCTTGAGTGTATCAGTTACTTACCCCATTTTATATTTCAGATTAGTTCTAGTCAGAAAAAAGCTAATAAGTGGTTGCAAATTCTTCAAATGTTGTTTCAATAATGTGTGGGTTTACAACCTAAGACTACACTTACACCAAATTACATAATTTCTCTCTGATTGCCCCTTGCCTAGTTACTACACagcatctccctctctcttcaccCACAGGTGGGCTATGTCTTTACTTAGAGTGGCTTTATATACCTTTTTAATGTATATCTTCTCTTTGGtgttacagagagagggagaatacAGAATGAGGGgggcataaaaaaaaacattaaaccatgtttctctcaccaacacacacacacacacacacacacacacacacacacacacacacaccacacacacacacacacacacacacacacatacacacacacacacacaatgcctcTTTGAAATTGAATGAGCCAAAAGTAATGCAACAAAGGGTTTTGCATGACATTTCCGATTACAAGAAGTACACAAATACAATCTGCAATCTAACAAATTCCTCTTTAAATGTATATTGATAGACTAGTACGACTGTGGTATGCCAGTCCTGTGTTGAGAGAAGCTGGGATAGTCAAAACAGCTTGTCAATTGTAGCGCAATCTCCATGTTGTACTGCCTAATATCACACCATTGGGGATGCTAGAAAATATCAATAGACACCTACAGCTAGGACTGTAATAGTTTGGAAGGCTCAGAATTATTCTACCAGAATCCCATGAATGGAGGTGGTTGTTTTCTCACATAGGTAAGATGGATGACATCTTTCtgttacacatgcacacaaagggTGAGGCACCTGTGAATGACTAggaacagcagacagacaagcagactTTGGAGTATCTCTGTAAATACATAATTGGATATTAGTGACATCATCATGCGATATTGTAATCAGTTCCTCATGGAAAACAACATGTCTGAACCTCCATCTGAAAAGCGAGGGATAGCTTGGATCACCAATTTGTTGTTTCCTCAGGaagtgtctttctctttctcatccAGTAGATGGCAGTAGattcatttctatttttgtttgccAGTGCATGAGCAGTCTTGCGGCTCCAGGGAAGTGATACCCACATGCACAGAGGCAGGTTCAGATTTACCAATCCAAATCTCAGCCATGACAGGGAAAAGGAGGCCACTTCCTCCCTCTGAGTTCAGCCATTACAGGCTGAAATAGTTCCTCTATCAGtaatagtaataaataaaagttcAAATAAAACAGGTGCGTGTACCAGTGCCTGTAAGCCCATTgcttgtctttttctctgtgcATCTGGAGTAAAACTAAAGTACTGCAGGATGAAAAAGGGAGTGTACGAAATTCCACTGTTGCTTGGAGAAATGTCACTGGGTGTCCAGGAAGAGTGAAAGGGCCTCTTGGTGCCCTCAGGACTCGCAGctcaacacacaagcacaagcCTGCAACTCAGAAGATggccacacacatgcacacacgcgcacaaacacacacacacacacacNNNNNNNNNNacacacacacacacacacacacacacagctctgccTGGTCCCAGCCTACTCTCTGGTCCAGATCCTTAGATGACGTTGTCAAACAGCTGCATGGACTGCATGATGTTTTCATCCTAGACAGAGGTAAGACATTTAGATACAGATGCAGTTTAATTTCTCTTTACGTGTTACCTAAATTATTCACACTGGGGAAAGAGAGGATTAAAGATATAGTTAACCAGTTACAGCTACATTaaagttacattaaaaaaaatgcaccaaCCAGGACCTCTAAAGCTCATTAAAGCACACATTATATttcttatgtttatgtttttatctgtacacaaacaaaaatgcaaaatgacaaattgTGGTGTCAGAAAGAGTTACGTGCTGTAAATATTTCTTAGTTAGCTGCAGTGACTTCCTAGAGTTTTCCATTTTATACACTGTTCATTCCCCCAACTTTcggtctttatgctaagccaCATAATCGGCTCCTGCATACTTAATGCTTAGACATTAAAGggtgtcaatcttctcatctaactctgcaATAATGCAAAAAGCATTTTCAAATGGTGAACTTTTCCTTTAGGGCTTGAAAATCTACTTTTCCGCCCCACCTTTTTGCATGACTCAATGAACTCTTCTATGGTGACCACTCCGTCTTTATTCCGGTCCATTTTCTGGAAGAAAAATATAGCAGTAAAATACACTGCTTGTTCAATATTGTTATAATGAAA
This window of the Etheostoma spectabile isolate EspeVRDwgs_2016 chromosome 17, UIUC_Espe_1.0, whole genome shotgun sequence genome carries:
- the cox15 gene encoding heme A synthase COX15, which gives rise to MFLSSIRTTIFCGYRNAGKGFQHSSRSPQLRQWLVKRGQNTFTVETGASSTPAAATVPNAATNRIVGRWLLGCSGLVVGAVVLGGVTRLTESGLSMVDWHLVREMRPPQSQAEWEAEFSKYQQFPEFKIMNHDMTLPEFKFIFYMEWGHRMWGRLVGLAYILPSIYFWRKGYFTRSMKGKVLGLCGFVFFQGLLGWYMVKSGLEEKPESHDIPRVSQYRLSAHLGSALLLYCASLWTGLTLLLPAQKVAETKRLMQLRRFAKGTGGLVFLTALSGAFVAGLDAGLVYNSFPKMGDQWIPDDLLAFSPSLKNIFENPTTVQFDHRILAISSLTAITGLYLFSRRMVLPRRAKIAISLLTAMAYGQVALGISTLLLYVPTPLAATHQSGSVALLSLAIWVLAELRKMPK